From the Butyrivibrio fibrisolvens genome, one window contains:
- the rpsT gene encoding 30S ribosomal protein S20 yields the protein MANIKSAKKRVITSAKRAERNQAVKSAVKTEIKKVRAAIEAGNKEEAAKALVNATSAIDKAESKGVFKKNTASRKVSRLAQAVNKMN from the coding sequence ATGGCTAATATCAAATCCGCCAAGAAGAGAGTTATCACAAGCGCAAAGCGTGCAGAGCGTAATCAGGCTGTTAAGTCTGCTGTTAAGACAGAGATCAAGAAGGTAAGAGCTGCTATCGAAGCTGGCAATAAGGAAGAGGCTGCTAAGGCTCTTGTTAATGCTACATCTGCTATCGACAAGGCTGAGTCTAAGGGCGTATTCAAGAAGAACACAGCTTCTCGTAAAGTTTCTCGTCTTGCTCAGGCTGTTAACAAGATGAACTAA
- the lepA gene encoding translation elongation factor 4, with translation MSAIDQSKIRNFCIVAHIDHGKSTLADRLIERTGVLTQREMSAQVLDNMDIERERGITIKSQAVRMVYKANDGEEYIFNMIDTPGHVDFGYEVSRSLAACDGAVLVVDATQGVEAQTLANVYLALDHDLDVFPVINKIDLPSAQPQEVKDEIEDIIGIEAQDAPLISAKNGIGIDDVLEAVVHKIPAPSGDPKAPLKSLIFDSVYDPYRGVIVFVRIKDGTLKKGMKVKFMQTGAVEEVVEVGYFGPGQFIPCEELSAGMVGYFTASIKNIQDTRVGDTVTSADTPCDEALPGYKQVMPMVYCGIYPADSARYPELRDALEKLQLNDASLFYEPETSQALGFGFRCGFLGLLHLEVIQERLEREYDLDLVTTAPSVVYKIYKTDGTSFDLTNPSNLPDPSEIDHIEEPIVNGEIMVTTEYIGSIMQLCQERRGKYLSTDYVEQTRAILKYELPLNEIIYDFFDALKSRSRGYASFDYEIKGYEPSTLVKLDILINKENVDALSFIVHKDGAYERGRKMCEKLKEEIPRHLFEIPIQAAVGGKVIARETVKAMRKDVLAKCYGGDISRKRKLLEKQKEGKKKMRQVGSVEIPQNAFLNVLKLDESK, from the coding sequence ATGTCTGCAATAGATCAAAGCAAAATCAGAAATTTCTGTATAGTGGCACATATCGACCATGGTAAATCCACTCTTGCAGATCGTCTTATAGAAAGAACCGGAGTACTGACTCAAAGAGAGATGAGCGCCCAGGTACTTGATAATATGGATATCGAAAGAGAGCGTGGCATCACTATAAAGAGCCAGGCTGTTCGTATGGTATATAAGGCAAATGACGGAGAAGAGTACATCTTCAACATGATAGATACACCAGGTCATGTCGATTTTGGATATGAAGTAAGCAGATCACTTGCTGCCTGTGATGGTGCTGTACTGGTAGTAGATGCTACTCAGGGCGTAGAGGCTCAGACTCTTGCCAATGTGTATCTTGCACTTGATCATGATCTTGACGTATTCCCTGTTATCAACAAAATCGATCTTCCCAGTGCCCAGCCTCAGGAAGTTAAGGATGAGATAGAGGATATCATAGGTATAGAAGCTCAGGATGCGCCCCTTATCTCTGCTAAGAACGGCATAGGTATAGATGACGTCCTTGAAGCAGTAGTTCATAAGATCCCTGCTCCTTCAGGAGATCCTAAGGCTCCTCTTAAGTCTCTTATATTCGATTCTGTATATGATCCCTACAGAGGCGTTATCGTATTTGTAAGGATCAAGGATGGTACTTTGAAAAAAGGCATGAAAGTTAAGTTCATGCAGACAGGTGCCGTAGAAGAGGTTGTAGAAGTAGGTTACTTTGGACCCGGACAGTTCATTCCTTGTGAGGAACTTTCTGCAGGTATGGTTGGCTATTTTACAGCATCTATCAAGAATATTCAGGATACACGTGTTGGTGATACAGTTACATCGGCTGATACGCCATGTGATGAGGCTCTTCCGGGATACAAACAGGTTATGCCTATGGTTTACTGCGGTATCTATCCGGCTGATTCTGCGAGATATCCTGAACTTCGTGATGCCCTTGAGAAGCTCCAGCTCAACGATGCATCTTTGTTCTATGAACCGGAGACATCACAGGCTCTTGGATTTGGTTTTAGATGCGGATTCCTTGGACTTCTTCATCTTGAGGTTATTCAGGAGAGACTTGAAAGAGAATATGACCTTGACCTTGTAACAACAGCCCCCAGCGTTGTTTACAAGATATATAAGACAGACGGTACATCTTTTGACCTGACCAATCCTTCAAACCTCCCTGATCCTTCTGAGATAGATCATATCGAGGAACCCATTGTAAACGGCGAGATCATGGTGACAACCGAGTATATCGGATCTATCATGCAGCTGTGTCAGGAGAGAAGAGGTAAGTACCTTTCAACAGATTATGTAGAGCAGACAAGAGCGATCCTTAAATATGAGCTGCCACTTAACGAGATCATCTACGACTTCTTTGATGCACTTAAGTCAAGATCACGAGGCTATGCATCTTTTGACTATGAGATCAAAGGATATGAGCCATCAACACTTGTTAAGCTTGATATTCTTATAAACAAAGAAAATGTTGATGCTTTAAGTTTTATCGTACACAAGGACGGAGCTTATGAAAGAGGCCGTAAGATGTGCGAGAAGCTAAAAGAAGAGATCCCGAGGCACCTGTTCGAGATTCCGATCCAGGCTGCAGTTGGCGGCAAAGTTATCGCAAGAGAGACCGTCAAGGCTATGCGTAAAGACGTACTTGCCAAGTGTTATGGTGGTGATATCTCCCGTAAGCGTAAACTCCTTGAGAAACAGAAGGAAGGTAAAAAGAAGATGCGTCAGGTTGGTAGCGTAGAGATACCTCAGAATGCATTTCTTAATGTTCTTAAACTTGACGAGTCAAAATGA
- the hemW gene encoding radical SAM family heme chaperone HemW, whose protein sequence is MRLDMDDNIKHDLNTDNNKNISIYIHIPFCVRKCNYCDFLSFPAAIDVQTRYLEALIKEIERGAAWLQDKGYAAYVKSIFLGGGTPSSVDPKWIVKILDAVRRNYDVAADAEITMEMNPGTATPESLSVYKKAGINRLSIGCQSLNDDELKELGRIHDAKTFYETFSAAREAGFDNINVDLMSALPGQSVRSYTDTLKGIIELRPEHISAYSLIIEEGTPFYDKYKDVIDRDRYDIEDELVKEGVVLKNPCEDDKEAEGKEIGKVRLVKPLPTEEEERKMYEETIDILTKNGYHRYEVSNYARDDGDYECYHNKAYWKRADYLGFGIGAAGMVDDERFTNTDDINTYCKYWEGIDICYPPSDDTDNTDTDNDDTDNTDTDNTDAAEIKISSKYSTRPLLEHDKLSIKACMEETMFLGLRMDEGVAVSDFERKFGRPIDAVYGNTLDKLTKEGLVKTYDGYIKLTEKGLEVSNAVLSEFLLDD, encoded by the coding sequence ATGAGGTTAGATATGGATGATAATATAAAGCATGATCTAAATACTGATAATAATAAAAATATTTCAATTTATATACATATACCTTTTTGCGTCAGGAAGTGCAATTATTGCGATTTTCTGTCTTTTCCTGCGGCTATAGATGTTCAGACAAGATATCTGGAAGCTCTTATAAAGGAGATAGAAAGAGGAGCAGCATGGCTGCAAGATAAGGGATATGCAGCGTATGTAAAAAGCATATTCCTTGGAGGAGGCACACCGTCATCGGTAGATCCTAAATGGATAGTAAAGATCCTTGATGCTGTCAGAAGAAACTATGACGTGGCTGCAGACGCAGAGATCACTATGGAGATGAATCCAGGTACTGCCACGCCTGAAAGCCTTTCTGTATATAAAAAAGCCGGGATAAACAGGCTCAGCATTGGTTGCCAGTCTCTAAATGATGACGAACTAAAGGAACTTGGAAGGATACATGATGCAAAGACCTTCTATGAGACCTTTAGTGCTGCCAGAGAAGCAGGTTTTGATAATATAAACGTTGACCTTATGAGCGCTCTCCCCGGGCAGAGCGTTAGGTCTTATACAGATACCCTTAAAGGGATCATAGAGCTTAGACCTGAGCATATATCAGCCTATAGCCTTATCATTGAAGAGGGTACGCCTTTTTATGACAAGTATAAGGACGTAATAGATAGAGATCGGTATGACATAGAAGATGAGCTTGTTAAAGAAGGCGTTGTACTAAAGAACCCTTGTGAGGATGATAAAGAAGCAGAGGGAAAAGAAATTGGTAAAGTGCGTTTGGTAAAGCCTCTTCCCACGGAAGAAGAAGAGCGCAAGATGTACGAAGAAACTATAGATATCCTTACCAAAAACGGATATCACAGATACGAAGTGTCTAACTATGCAAGAGATGATGGTGACTACGAATGTTATCACAACAAGGCATACTGGAAGAGGGCGGATTATCTGGGATTTGGCATTGGAGCTGCAGGTATGGTAGATGATGAGCGCTTTACCAATACAGATGATATTAATACCTATTGTAAATATTGGGAGGGTATAGATATATGTTATCCTCCCTCAGATGATACGGATAATACTGATACAGATAATGATGATACAGATAATACTGATACAGATAATACCGATGCTGCTGAAATAAAAATATCATCCAAATACAGTACAAGGCCATTGCTAGAGCATGATAAGCTAAGCATCAAAGCCTGCATGGAAGAAACTATGTTCCTTGGCCTTAGAATGGATGAGGGCGTAGCTGTTTCGGATTTTGAACGCAAATTTGGAAGACCGATTGATGCGGTGTATGGAAATACGCTTGATAAGCTGACCAAGGAAGGTCTTGTAAAAACTTATGATGGCTATATAAAACTTACAGAAAAAGGTCTTGAAGTCAGTAATGCTGTCTTATCAGAGTTTTTACTGGACGATTAA
- a CDS encoding TIGR00266 family protein — translation MQYQIMSQPFTVLSLSMNAGEAIKCQSGAMAWMSRGIRMETKTGGIGGIFKKALVGESIALNHYIAEQPGELTLAKHSPGDILAFDIGQAPIIAQKTSFLASTESVNMDIFLQHKVGAGFFGGEGFLMQKYTGTGYAFLEIDGAVQERVLAPGQSIIVDSGYVAAMEATCSMQIETVKGFANVILGGEGLFNTVVTGPGKVWLQTMPINALAMSLYQYMPHPSGK, via the coding sequence ATGCAGTATCAGATAATGAGTCAGCCATTTACAGTATTATCACTTTCTATGAATGCCGGCGAAGCAATCAAATGCCAAAGCGGTGCTATGGCATGGATGAGTCGCGGTATCAGAATGGAAACCAAGACAGGTGGTATTGGTGGTATTTTCAAAAAGGCACTTGTAGGAGAGTCTATCGCGCTTAATCATTATATTGCAGAGCAGCCTGGAGAGCTCACACTCGCCAAGCACAGCCCAGGAGATATCCTTGCTTTTGATATAGGACAAGCTCCAATCATAGCTCAAAAGACCTCATTTCTTGCTTCTACAGAGTCTGTAAATATGGACATCTTCCTTCAGCACAAGGTTGGTGCCGGATTCTTCGGAGGTGAAGGATTCCTGATGCAGAAATATACAGGCACAGGTTATGCCTTCCTTGAGATCGATGGCGCAGTTCAGGAAAGGGTCCTTGCTCCGGGACAGTCAATAATAGTAGATAGCGGATATGTTGCAGCTATGGAAGCAACCTGTAGTATGCAGATCGAGACTGTGAAAGGTTTTGCCAATGTCATCTTAGGCGGTGAAGGCCTGTTCAACACAGTAGTAACAGGTCCCGGCAAGGTATGGCTTCAGACCATGCCAATCAATGCACTTGCAATGAGCCTGTATCAGTACATGCCTCATCCAAGTGGAAAGTAA
- a CDS encoding PD-(D/E)XK nuclease family transposase has translation MRKYLGNTIYVRKDSIFMSQNQMSSVPETIHITEEQARKDIQSLNLINGFLFDSVLVDEEDAKIVIGYILSTTYNRKVEVESVTSQKVFQATDTKYHSIRLDAYVKTSEDKSSLNATIYDIEMEDRSSDKTDLPKRLRYYGALHDTKFLGASTNYGTLPEYVSITISSYDPFSAGDMYYEANTTLTTHPQIAYKDGITHIFLYCKGVPNIKESAHSKKMTEMLKYILSGEKPISPDQGIEDVDKIVSKVKSLPEVTKKYMKQWDREQTIQREAYSNGEKNGIQNITVLFSWLFDNGRGADVEKASKDSEYLSELFEEYDNCHKE, from the coding sequence TTGCGCAAGTACTTAGGAAACACAATTTATGTAAGAAAGGATTCTATTTTTATGTCACAAAATCAAATGTCCTCAGTTCCAGAAACTATACATATTACTGAGGAGCAAGCCAGAAAGGACATTCAGTCTTTAAATCTCATTAATGGCTTCCTTTTTGACAGTGTTCTTGTTGATGAAGAAGACGCTAAGATTGTAATCGGGTATATACTCAGTACTACTTACAATCGCAAAGTTGAAGTGGAATCAGTAACTTCACAAAAAGTCTTTCAGGCAACAGACACCAAATATCACAGTATACGTCTTGATGCCTATGTTAAGACCTCAGAAGACAAGTCATCACTTAATGCAACAATCTACGATATTGAAATGGAGGACAGATCTTCAGACAAAACAGACTTACCAAAAAGACTCCGTTATTATGGCGCTCTTCATGACACTAAGTTTCTGGGAGCCTCCACAAATTACGGAACATTACCTGAATATGTTTCAATCACGATATCTTCATATGATCCGTTTAGCGCCGGAGATATGTACTATGAGGCCAACACAACACTTACTACACATCCCCAAATAGCATATAAGGATGGTATCACACACATCTTCCTGTATTGCAAAGGAGTTCCCAACATCAAGGAATCTGCTCATAGCAAAAAAATGACCGAAATGCTAAAATATATATTGTCAGGAGAAAAGCCGATTTCTCCTGATCAAGGCATAGAAGATGTCGATAAAATTGTTTCCAAGGTAAAATCCCTTCCGGAGGTAACCAAGAAGTATATGAAACAGTGGGATAGAGAGCAAACGATTCAGCGCGAAGCATATAGCAATGGTGAAAAAAATGGTATACAAAACATAACCGTTCTATTTTCTTGGCTTTTTGATAATGGTCGTGGCGCTGATGTAGAAAAAGCATCCAAAGATTCTGAGTATCTTTCTGAATTATTTGAAGAATACGATAATTGTCATAAGGAGTAA
- a CDS encoding DUF4230 domain-containing protein, protein MKNRIDIKKLVIWLISAAFIIGAVIVAIIFRNGSGRAYQKYNDGVNYIDPDTIQLSDSSVTVSFSEVILSKPEETRKLVVYEQSGEVSYTITDKLWGIDWDQTTKTLTVKYTGKGSFVVELDQIAQGDIIDDQENKILTIKIPHPQLDAIDINPDEVEIGNQTSGFFTIGDIKLTVEDYIDIESELRRRLVEKFDTVVNGQQADDLALDAVYDIYYPVVQAVDGDYELKIEFK, encoded by the coding sequence ATGAAGAATAGGATAGATATAAAAAAGCTTGTTATTTGGCTAATAAGCGCAGCTTTTATAATAGGAGCTGTGATTGTGGCAATAATATTTAGAAATGGCAGTGGTAGGGCTTACCAGAAATACAACGACGGCGTTAATTATATAGATCCTGATACTATACAGCTTAGTGACAGCAGCGTAACAGTTTCTTTTTCTGAAGTGATATTATCAAAGCCTGAAGAGACAAGAAAGCTTGTTGTATATGAGCAAAGCGGTGAAGTCAGTTATACGATCACGGATAAACTCTGGGGAATTGACTGGGATCAGACGACAAAAACTCTTACAGTCAAGTATACAGGGAAAGGGAGTTTTGTAGTGGAGCTGGATCAAATAGCGCAGGGCGATATAATTGATGATCAAGAGAATAAGATACTTACTATCAAGATTCCACATCCGCAGCTTGATGCTATTGATATAAATCCGGATGAGGTGGAGATTGGTAATCAGACCAGCGGATTTTTCACCATAGGAGACATTAAGCTGACTGTAGAGGACTATATAGATATTGAGTCGGAGCTTAGAAGAAGGCTTGTGGAGAAGTTCGATACTGTTGTTAATGGGCAGCAGGCAGATGATCTGGCTCTGGATGCAGTGTACGATATCTATTATCCTGTAGTCCAGGCAGTTGATGGGGATTATGAGCTTAAGATTGAATTTAAATAA
- a CDS encoding SGNH/GDSL hydrolase family protein, translated as MELKEYSFLPTNEYVKPLGRTIMFDDCRVLSLSGSGVEFKYTGTKLTVTFLGDSTTIADEGVPQPWRDQARVAVIVDGITQLDTVIKKPKEIFEVCGLDESIPAAEHVVRILKLSEPRMSTVGLGEIEILAYGPAEPTPLKDTYIEFIGDSITCGYGIDVPDERHTFSTGTENVYKAFSYKTADKLGADYSMVSYSGHGLISGYTPDPNVPKLEELIQPYYDIFAYSYNTFRGLKMEDRKWDFEAERKPDIIVINLGTNDDSYIQDDEDKRQAFYKAYVEFLEKVHSLNPESKIVAAFGLMGDRLYDTEVEAVAAFKEKSGFDKVYSVRLTPQDFEKYGYGADWHPSAASHEVAARELSDFIRGL; from the coding sequence ATGGAACTAAAGGAATACAGTTTTTTACCAACAAATGAATATGTAAAGCCCCTTGGAAGGACTATCATGTTTGATGACTGCAGGGTTTTAAGTCTTTCAGGATCAGGAGTGGAATTCAAATATACCGGAACAAAACTTACAGTGACTTTTCTTGGCGATTCCACAACTATTGCAGATGAAGGTGTTCCGCAGCCTTGGCGCGATCAGGCAAGAGTTGCAGTTATCGTAGATGGCATCACTCAGCTTGATACTGTGATTAAAAAGCCAAAAGAAATATTTGAAGTATGCGGCCTTGATGAAAGTATCCCGGCAGCAGAGCATGTGGTAAGAATCTTAAAGCTTTCAGAGCCTAGAATGTCTACAGTAGGACTGGGAGAGATAGAGATACTTGCTTATGGACCGGCTGAGCCGACTCCTTTAAAGGATACTTATATTGAATTTATTGGAGATTCTATCACCTGCGGATATGGTATAGATGTTCCGGATGAGCGTCATACATTTTCAACAGGGACAGAGAATGTTTATAAGGCCTTTTCTTATAAGACTGCAGATAAGCTCGGCGCTGATTACAGTATGGTTTCATACAGTGGACATGGCCTTATCTCTGGATATACACCTGATCCTAATGTGCCAAAACTTGAAGAGCTGATCCAGCCCTATTACGATATATTTGCTTATTCATACAATACCTTCAGAGGACTTAAGATGGAGGATAGGAAGTGGGATTTTGAGGCTGAGAGAAAGCCTGATATCATCGTTATCAACCTTGGAACCAATGATGACAGCTATATTCAGGATGATGAAGATAAGAGACAGGCTTTTTACAAGGCTTATGTTGAGTTTCTTGAAAAGGTCCACAGCCTTAATCCTGAATCCAAGATAGTTGCAGCTTTCGGCCTTATGGGAGACAGGCTCTATGATACCGAAGTAGAAGCTGTAGCTGCATTTAAGGAAAAGAGCGGATTTGACAAAGTCTATTCAGTGCGACTGACACCACAGGATTTTGAGAAATATGGCTACGGAGCTGACTGGCATCCATCAGCAGCTTCTCATGAAGTTGCAGCTAGGGAGCTTAGCGATTTTATTAGAGGCTTATGA
- a CDS encoding glycoside hydrolase family 25 protein translates to MKRIIKIIAVLVAMAILIAGFGKLLWSQKVATFIASYYELQGVDVSHFQGDIDWEVLKDQGISFAYIKATEGSGHVDTRLDANYQGVRESGIIYGFYHFLSLESAPETQMENFMAAVGSFEMDLVPAIDIEWYGDMRDNPPDKTKVLDTLTKMISLMEEEFGQKPVIYTTQSFYIKYLNGADLDAPMWIRNVYFYPLQDFVIWQYTDRAVMDGYSGQEKYIDRDVIKQGDLSKIRLGE, encoded by the coding sequence ATGAAAAGAATTATAAAGATTATAGCGGTGCTTGTTGCCATGGCAATTTTAATAGCAGGTTTTGGTAAGCTTTTATGGAGTCAGAAAGTGGCAACATTTATAGCATCTTACTATGAGCTTCAGGGCGTTGATGTATCGCACTTTCAGGGAGATATAGACTGGGAAGTTCTGAAAGATCAGGGGATCTCTTTTGCCTATATTAAAGCTACTGAAGGAAGCGGCCATGTAGATACACGTCTTGATGCTAATTATCAGGGCGTCAGGGAATCAGGGATCATATATGGCTTTTATCATTTTCTAAGTCTTGAGAGCGCACCTGAAACTCAGATGGAGAATTTTATGGCAGCAGTTGGCTCTTTCGAGATGGATCTTGTTCCTGCAATTGATATTGAGTGGTACGGGGATATGAGAGACAATCCTCCGGATAAAACCAAGGTTCTTGACACTCTTACCAAGATGATATCGCTGATGGAAGAAGAGTTCGGGCAAAAGCCTGTCATCTACACAACTCAGAGCTTCTACATCAAATATCTAAATGGCGCTGATCTTGATGCGCCTATGTGGATACGAAATGTATATTTTTATCCATTACAGGATTTTGTGATCTGGCAGTATACAGACAGGGCTGTAATGGACGGATACTCTGGTCAGGAGAAGTATATAGATCGTGATGTGATAAAACAAGGCGATCTTTCGAAGATACGACTTGGGGAGTGA
- a CDS encoding type IV pilus twitching motility protein PilT, with protein MADIREILMTAKEANASDVHITVGIPPKMRVNGQLISLDSYGRMLPPDTQAIADSIMNDRQKESLEEHGQHDMSFSIAGIGRFRVNVFKQRGSVALALRLVATEVPPAETLGIPPSVIDLYQRKRGLILVTGPTGSGKSTTLASIIDLINKNREAHVITLEDPIEYLYHHSKSIVNQREIGLDSDSYAAALRAALREDPDVILVGEMRDLETIQTAITAAETGHLVLSTLHTIGAATTVDRIIDVFTPHQQQQVRIQLANVLEAVISQQLIPTADGNGRVAAFEVMHVNSAVRNMIREGKTHQLITVMQTNRKLGMITMDEAIIQLYQSRSISREMAIQFAQDPDTMQMKMFH; from the coding sequence ATGGCAGATATTCGTGAGATTCTTATGACAGCCAAAGAGGCTAACGCATCTGACGTTCATATCACTGTTGGTATTCCGCCCAAGATGCGTGTTAATGGGCAACTTATTTCGCTTGATAGCTATGGTAGGATGTTGCCTCCGGATACTCAGGCGATTGCCGATTCTATAATGAATGACAGGCAGAAGGAGTCGCTTGAAGAGCATGGACAGCATGATATGTCTTTCTCTATAGCCGGTATCGGACGATTCCGTGTTAACGTATTCAAGCAAAGAGGATCTGTTGCACTGGCGCTAAGACTTGTTGCAACAGAGGTTCCGCCTGCAGAGACTCTGGGTATACCGCCTTCAGTCATAGATCTGTACCAGAGGAAAAGAGGTCTTATCCTTGTTACGGGTCCTACAGGGTCAGGTAAATCCACGACTCTGGCTTCGATAATCGATCTTATTAACAAAAACAGAGAGGCTCATGTTATAACTCTTGAAGATCCTATCGAATATCTTTATCACCATAGTAAATCTATTGTTAACCAAAGAGAGATAGGACTTGATTCGGATTCGTATGCGGCAGCACTTAGAGCTGCTCTTAGAGAAGATCCTGACGTAATACTTGTTGGTGAGATGAGAGATCTTGAGACTATTCAGACTGCGATCACAGCAGCAGAAACAGGACATCTCGTCCTGTCAACACTGCATACTATAGGTGCTGCTACAACTGTGGATCGTATTATTGATGTATTCACACCTCATCAGCAGCAACAGGTAAGGATACAGCTTGCCAACGTACTTGAAGCGGTTATATCTCAGCAGCTTATACCTACTGCAGATGGAAATGGGCGTGTTGCGGCATTTGAAGTCATGCATGTTAACAGCGCGGTTCGTAATATGATCCGTGAGGGCAAGACTCATCAGCTTATCACTGTCATGCAGACCAATAGAAAGCTTGGAATGATAACTATGGATGAGGCGATAATACAGCTGTATCAAAGTAGGAGCATATCAAGGGAGATGGCGATACAGTTTGCGCAGGATCCTGATACAATGCAGATGAAAATGTTTCATTAG
- the dprA gene encoding DNA-processing protein DprA, with the protein MITKMTDKELMDHYMLNAINGLGKRKIHALLQEYKSASDILSISDKEADKIFGPKTAESFKYAKSHWDKEKEYNKMLDLGIRIIPYDDESFPNKLRTIPDPPSCIYVKGKLPDDNLPSVSIVGARMCSEYGRYVARQFGLELAQAGIQIISGMAMGVDGISQKAALKAGCPSYGVLGCSPEFCYPDTNQDIYDMLCKNGGIISEYMPGTMPQARLFPQRNRIISGLSDIVLVIEARKKSGTQITVDMALEQGKEIFAVPGRITDRLSDGCNDLIRQGAGIALAPEDIISCFTGPIQESGICEHTGSSRSSESNVRYQSLSPLEKSVLDAMDIYPISASEIAEKLEKDNIKEPVSVILQTLTMMQISGLIENQGSYYIKKIK; encoded by the coding sequence ATGATAACTAAAATGACTGATAAAGAGCTGATGGATCACTATATGCTAAATGCCATCAACGGCCTTGGCAAAAGAAAAATCCACGCTCTCTTACAAGAATACAAAAGCGCCTCTGATATCCTCTCTATATCAGATAAGGAAGCTGACAAAATCTTCGGACCCAAGACAGCCGAAAGCTTTAAATATGCCAAGTCTCACTGGGACAAAGAAAAAGAATATAACAAAATGTTAGACTTAGGAATTCGTATAATACCCTATGATGATGAAAGCTTCCCGAATAAACTTAGAACTATTCCGGATCCACCATCCTGCATTTATGTAAAAGGAAAACTTCCTGATGATAACCTCCCATCTGTATCTATAGTTGGTGCCAGGATGTGCAGTGAGTATGGCCGATATGTTGCCAGACAGTTCGGTCTTGAACTTGCTCAGGCAGGAATTCAGATAATAAGCGGAATGGCTATGGGAGTAGATGGTATAAGCCAAAAAGCTGCCTTAAAAGCAGGCTGCCCTTCCTACGGCGTTCTCGGATGCAGTCCTGAGTTCTGCTATCCTGACACCAATCAGGATATATATGATATGCTCTGTAAAAATGGCGGAATCATCTCTGAATACATGCCTGGCACAATGCCACAAGCGCGCCTTTTTCCTCAGAGAAATCGCATAATCTCAGGTCTTTCAGACATAGTCCTGGTAATAGAAGCAAGGAAGAAATCCGGAACCCAGATAACTGTTGATATGGCTCTCGAACAAGGCAAAGAGATATTTGCAGTACCCGGACGCATAACCGACAGGCTCTCTGACGGCTGCAACGATCTTATAAGACAGGGAGCCGGCATTGCTCTTGCCCCTGAAGATATCATCTCCTGCTTCACAGGTCCAATACAGGAAAGCGGAATCTGCGAACATACAGGTTCTAGCAGGTCATCAGAATCCAATGTAAGATATCAGAGCCTATCACCTTTGGAAAAATCAGTACTTGATGCAATGGACATCTATCCGATATCAGCATCAGAGATAGCTGAAAAGCTTGAAAAAGACAATATAAAAGAGCCTGTCAGTGTAATACTGCAGACTCTTACTATGATGCAGATTAGTGGTCTTATAGAAAACCAAGGTTCTTACTATATCAAAAAAATCAAATAA